Proteins from one Desmodus rotundus isolate HL8 chromosome 9, HLdesRot8A.1, whole genome shotgun sequence genomic window:
- the MIEF2 gene encoding mitochondrial dynamics protein MID49, translating into MAEFSQKRGKRHDDDVWGSAVDFLLANARLVLGVSGAAVLGIATLAVKRLIDRATSPQDEDDIKGDATCLEDSWKELSLLKATPRQQPRSSPAALSHPVLLSAPSLFSPEGPADTDPHQPAPQLSSPAPLCLTFQERLLAYERDHVSIPVSHVALAKQLAGDIALELQAYLRSKFPELPFGALVPGGPLYDGLQAGTADHVRLLVPLVLEPGLWSLVPGMDTVARDPRCWAVRRTQLEFCPRGSSPWDRFLVGGYLSSRVLLELLRKALAASVNWPAIGSLLGCLIQPNMASEELLLEVQHERLEFTVAVLLVVTGADTEDRLLLAWPLEGLAGNFWLQDLYLAEAARLRALDDCDLGTRRRLLLLLCSVCRSHPALRQLSRGHLTQVVLRLGEEEVNWAEEALGARFLQAVELLIGSLEQASLPCHFNPAVNLFDSLRPQEIDDMGYTLYFSLQAPEGLL; encoded by the exons ATGGCAGAGTTCTCCCAGAAACGGGGGAAGCGGCATGATGACGATGTGTGGGGCAGCGCTGTGGACTTCCTCCTGGCCAATGCCCGCCTGGTGCTGGGTGTGAGCGGGGCTGCTGTGCTGGGTATTGCCACCCTGGCTGTGAAGCGG CTCATTGACAGGGCTACCAGCCCTCAGGACGAGGATGACATCAAAGGAGATGCCACATGTCTGGAAGACAGTTGGAAGGAACTGAGCCTGCTCAAGGCCACGCCACGCCAACAGCCCCGGTCCTCACCTGCTGCCCTCAGCCATCCTGTGCTTCTCTCAGCCCCCTCACTCTTTTCCCCAG AGGGGCCTGCAGATACTGACCCTCATCAGCCAGCTCCTCAGCTTAGCTCGCCAGCACCACTGTGCCTGACGTTCCAGGAAAGGCTGTTGGCATACGAGCGAGACCATGTGAGCATCCCAGTGTCTCATGTGGCTCTGGCCAAACAGTTGGCCGGCGACATTGCCCTGGAGCTCCAGGCCTACTTGCGGAGCAAGTTCCCAGAACTACCTTTTGGGGCACTTGTGCCTGGGGGGCCGCTTTATGATGGCCTGCAGGCAGGGACTGCTGACCACGTGCGTCTCCTGGTGCCTCTGGTGCTGGAGCCGGGCCTGTGGAGCCTAGTGCCTGGCATGGACACCGTGGCCAGGGACCCTCGCTGCTGGGCTGTGCGCAGGACTCAGCTTGAGTTCTGTCCCCGCGGAAGTAGCCCCTGGGACCGCTTCCTGGTGGGAGGCTATCTCTCTTCTCGTGTCCTGCTGGAACTGCTCCGCAAGGCCCTGGCCGCTTCAGTCAACTGGCCAGCTATTGGCAGCCTTCTTGGGTGCTTGATCCAGCCCAACATGGCCTCGGAGGAGCTGCTGCTTGAGGTGCAGCATGAGCGCCTGGAGTTCACTGTTGCTGTGCTCCTGGTGGTCACTGGAGCTGACACAGAGGATCGGCTCCTTCTGGCCTGGCCCCTGGAGGGGTTGGCTGGGAACTTCTGGCTGCAGGACTTATACCTGGCAGAGGCTGCCAGGCTGCGAGCTTTGGATGACTGTGATTTGGGGACCCGCCGGcggctgttgctgctgctgtgtaGTGTCTGCCGAAGCCATCCGGCCCTGCGGCAGCTGAGCCGGGGCCACCTGACCCAGGTGGTTCTCCgtctgggagaggaggaggtgaaCTGGGCTGAAGAGGCCTTGGGCGCACGCTTCCTGCAGGCAGTGGAGCTGCTCATCGGCAGCCTAGAGCAGGCCAGCCTACCCTGCCATTTCAACCCCGCTGTGAACCTCTTCGACAGCCTGCGCCCGCAGGAGATTGACGACATGGGTTACACACTATACTTCAGCTTGCAGGCCCCAGAGGGGCTGCTGTAG